A genomic segment from Neobacillus sp. YX16 encodes:
- a CDS encoding neutral zinc metallopeptidase: protein MRWKGRRQSTNVEDRRGMGMGGKTVIGGGIGSIVVILLFALLGGNPGDLMNNTPTTNGSNTNAPMNVSSQEEELADFVSVVLADTEDVWSNQFEKQGMVYENPKLVLFRDSVQSACGAASSAVGPFYCPGDHKLYIDLSFYQELKQRFQAPGDFAMAYVIAHEVGHHVQTLLHSGDEASPAEKQTNEYSVRFELQADYLAGVWAHYAEGKGYLEKGDLEEALNAANAVGDDNIQKKSQGYVVPESFTHGTSEQRERWFNKGFKSGTIEGGDTFQAAEL, encoded by the coding sequence ATGAGGTGGAAAGGAAGACGGCAAAGTACAAACGTTGAGGACCGAAGAGGCATGGGCATGGGTGGAAAAACGGTGATTGGAGGGGGGATAGGAAGTATTGTCGTTATTCTCCTTTTTGCACTGCTGGGAGGAAACCCTGGAGATTTAATGAACAATACTCCAACTACGAATGGTTCGAACACAAACGCTCCTATGAATGTATCCTCCCAAGAGGAGGAATTGGCGGATTTTGTTTCTGTAGTCCTGGCCGATACAGAGGATGTGTGGTCTAATCAATTCGAGAAACAAGGCATGGTATACGAAAATCCAAAGCTCGTTTTGTTTAGGGACAGCGTTCAATCCGCATGTGGAGCAGCGAGTTCAGCTGTAGGACCGTTTTATTGTCCGGGTGACCACAAACTTTATATTGATTTAAGTTTTTATCAGGAACTAAAACAAAGATTCCAGGCACCTGGTGACTTTGCAATGGCATATGTAATCGCCCATGAGGTAGGACACCACGTCCAGACCCTTCTACATAGCGGAGACGAAGCTTCACCAGCCGAGAAGCAGACCAATGAGTATTCAGTCCGATTTGAATTGCAGGCAGACTACTTGGCTGGTGTTTGGGCCCACTATGCCGAAGGGAAGGGCTACCTTGAAAAAGGTGACCTTGAAGAGGCACTTAATGCGGCAAATGCGGTCGGAGATGATAATATCCAGAAAAAATCACAGGGGTATGTTGTTCCCGAAAGTTTTACACATGGAACCTCCGAGCAGAGGGAGAGATGGTTTAATAAAGGCTTCAAAAGCGGAACCATAGAGGGTGGAGATACCTTTCAGGCGGCAGAACTTTAA
- a CDS encoding LysR family transcriptional regulator has product MNIDHFEAFMYVVHLESVHKAAEALYLSQPTVTARIKTLERDLGVELFLRNGRSLTISEEGKAFIPYAEQIIRTYDQGKKLLKKDDNPEEIVIGANIITSQYFIPFALPFLKRANPQLRFKFYSATNDVLLEKLLHKQVDIAFMKDVSHRGIQKHVLLNNSVRLVVYPGHPFQFQENLSVQQLASEPMVFFECGAFDWNRIHKLFEMANVSPRIEFLVDHLEVAKSIILSRNGIGFLPYLCIKEELESGMLIDVDVSHILQINQQIFAAHLNNGFVYPELWNDILRSVKEFQKEEDPVY; this is encoded by the coding sequence ATGAACATTGATCATTTTGAAGCATTTATGTATGTAGTACATTTGGAAAGTGTTCATAAAGCAGCTGAAGCTCTATATTTATCACAGCCAACCGTTACAGCGAGAATAAAAACTTTAGAACGAGATCTTGGAGTCGAATTATTTTTGCGAAACGGAAGAAGTTTGACAATATCTGAGGAAGGAAAAGCATTTATCCCATATGCAGAGCAAATTATTCGTACCTATGATCAGGGGAAGAAACTATTGAAGAAGGATGATAATCCTGAAGAAATTGTCATTGGGGCAAATATTATTACTTCACAATACTTTATTCCTTTTGCCCTTCCTTTCTTGAAGAGAGCAAATCCCCAATTACGATTTAAATTTTATTCAGCGACAAATGATGTGCTGCTCGAAAAACTTCTTCACAAGCAAGTGGATATCGCCTTTATGAAAGATGTTTCTCATCGTGGTATACAAAAGCATGTGCTTCTAAATAATTCTGTCCGGTTGGTCGTTTATCCTGGACATCCCTTTCAATTTCAAGAGAATTTATCTGTTCAGCAACTAGCCAGTGAACCCATGGTGTTTTTTGAATGCGGCGCTTTTGACTGGAATCGGATCCATAAGTTATTTGAAATGGCAAATGTTAGTCCGCGCATAGAATTTTTAGTCGACCATCTTGAAGTTGCAAAATCTATTATTCTAAGTAGAAACGGCATAGGGTTTTTACCATACCTATGCATAAAGGAAGAGCTTGAAAGTGGCATGCTGATTGATGTAGATGTTTCTCATATTCTTCAAATAAACCAGCAAATATTTGCGGCACATTTAAATAATGGTTTTGTGTACCCCGAGCTTTGGAATGATATTCTTCGATCTGTTAAAGAATTTCAGAAGGAAGAAGATCCTGTTTATTGA
- a CDS encoding LLM class flavin-dependent oxidoreductase, which translates to MSYKLSILDQSPIFPGSTAFNALQKTVQLAQKAEEWGYSRFWVSEHHHTDQLAGSSPEVLISYILARTNKIQVGSGGVMLQHYSPYKVAENFHVLSNLAPGRVDLGIGKAPGGLPLSTKALQYGTVNDGKDFSERLSFLSELIENSVDEEHPLTGIQATPIPQKKPEIFLLGASVNSAQLAANQGISFVFAKFINSDDKVLKQAAKVYHEGFPNGRFIISLAVIAAPTQSEAEQLAGDRKIVKVHLQSGRSVTLQSIEQAEVFGKQAGEPFEITEQKADIVAGTPIYVNGILEKLHRTYQVDEFIIHTPVEKEEERIKSFQLLSPRNTNRNSGIEIREEYPYIASKIFLNQ; encoded by the coding sequence ATGAGCTATAAGCTAAGTATTTTAGATCAAAGTCCCATTTTTCCTGGGAGCACTGCTTTTAATGCTTTACAGAAAACCGTTCAATTGGCTCAAAAAGCAGAAGAATGGGGCTACTCCCGTTTTTGGGTATCAGAGCATCACCATACAGATCAATTGGCAGGTTCCTCTCCTGAGGTATTAATTTCTTATATATTAGCTCGAACGAATAAGATTCAAGTAGGCTCAGGGGGGGTAATGCTTCAGCATTATAGTCCTTATAAGGTGGCTGAAAACTTTCATGTCTTATCCAATCTTGCTCCGGGAAGAGTAGATCTTGGGATTGGCAAAGCACCAGGTGGTCTTCCATTATCAACAAAGGCGCTCCAGTATGGCACCGTTAATGATGGAAAGGACTTTTCTGAACGGTTATCTTTTTTAAGTGAATTAATTGAAAATTCCGTTGATGAGGAACACCCTCTTACTGGAATTCAAGCAACACCGATTCCTCAGAAAAAACCTGAAATTTTTTTACTTGGTGCAAGTGTTAATAGCGCTCAGCTTGCGGCTAATCAAGGGATATCATTTGTATTTGCAAAATTTATCAATAGTGATGATAAGGTATTGAAACAGGCGGCTAAAGTGTATCACGAAGGTTTTCCAAATGGAAGATTCATCATCTCATTAGCTGTTATTGCTGCTCCAACTCAATCAGAAGCTGAACAACTGGCAGGAGACAGAAAAATAGTTAAAGTCCATCTTCAGAGCGGTCGCTCGGTAACTTTACAATCTATTGAGCAAGCAGAAGTATTTGGTAAGCAGGCAGGCGAACCATTTGAAATCACAGAACAAAAAGCAGACATTGTTGCTGGAACTCCTATTTATGTAAACGGAATTTTAGAAAAACTTCATCGAACGTATCAGGTGGATGAATTTATTATACATACACCGGTAGAAAAAGAAGAAGAAAGAATTAAATCATTTCAGTTGTTAAGCCCTCGTAACACGAATCGAAATTCGGGAATAGAGATTAGAGAAGAGTACCCATATATTGCAAGTAAAATCTTTTTAAACCAGTGA
- a CDS encoding ABC transporter substrate-binding protein, with product MALLLLLSGCANSTGTKNSSAEKNEKVEGQPKQGGELTYALATSPDSLDPHRSGLAVAVRAFRTIFDSLVVQEPDNSIKPWLANEWTVSEDGKSYTFKLREDVTFHDGTPFNAEAVKYSFDRIIEPKTQARNSVALLRPYESSEVLDEFTIKINLSTPSSAFLSNLSQAMLGIVSPTAAEKYGDQFGKNPVGTGPYKFVSWTENADIVVEKNNDYQWGPSIVENKEAPYLDRITFKIIPEEATRIGSVQSGQILAAETVPPQNIVSLKNDPKNQLLQVNTIGLPYTLFFNQRKEPWNDVRARKAVQFAVDVEAIVKTLYLNTYSRAWSPLTPGILGYDKSLENSNSVDLDKANELLDELGYVKGKEGIRVKDGRQLTLNYVDGTPNREKRNDIAVIIQQQLKKIGIKVEINITKDIASIVQQNADYDLYGNSQVNSDPNALRAFYHTTTPQEEATIKRLGGGSNPELDQLLEEGTVELDPAKRADIYKKVQQKIIDEAWIIPIYVFPYTVAATKTVNGIKFDPLGYPLFNDVTIK from the coding sequence ATGGCGTTATTGCTTCTGTTATCTGGATGCGCAAATAGTACTGGTACAAAAAATAGTTCAGCAGAAAAAAACGAAAAGGTCGAGGGACAACCTAAGCAAGGTGGGGAATTAACCTATGCGCTCGCAACATCTCCCGATTCACTTGATCCGCATCGAAGCGGTTTAGCCGTTGCGGTTCGTGCCTTCAGAACGATTTTTGATAGCTTAGTAGTTCAGGAGCCTGATAACTCCATCAAGCCGTGGCTTGCTAATGAGTGGACAGTATCAGAGGATGGAAAAAGCTATACGTTTAAACTGCGCGAAGACGTAACATTTCACGATGGAACCCCATTTAATGCCGAAGCAGTGAAATATAGCTTTGACCGAATTATTGAACCAAAAACACAAGCTCGAAATTCGGTAGCACTTCTTAGACCGTATGAATCATCAGAAGTACTGGATGAGTTTACAATCAAAATTAACCTCTCAACACCATCCTCTGCATTTTTAAGTAATTTAAGCCAGGCAATGCTTGGGATTGTCTCACCGACAGCTGCAGAAAAATATGGGGATCAGTTTGGTAAAAATCCTGTAGGAACTGGACCATATAAGTTTGTCAGCTGGACAGAGAATGCAGATATTGTTGTTGAAAAAAATAATGATTATCAATGGGGTCCATCCATTGTAGAAAACAAAGAAGCACCATACCTTGATAGGATTACTTTTAAAATCATCCCAGAAGAAGCAACGCGTATTGGCAGTGTACAAAGCGGGCAAATCCTTGCCGCAGAAACTGTGCCGCCGCAAAATATTGTTTCTTTAAAAAATGACCCGAAGAATCAATTATTACAAGTAAACACAATTGGATTGCCATACACACTGTTTTTTAATCAAAGAAAAGAACCATGGAATGATGTAAGAGCCCGTAAAGCTGTACAGTTTGCTGTTGATGTTGAGGCGATTGTAAAAACACTTTACTTAAACACCTATTCTCGAGCATGGTCGCCACTTACACCAGGTATTTTAGGCTATGATAAATCCCTTGAAAATAGTAACTCGGTAGATTTAGATAAGGCCAATGAACTCCTTGATGAACTTGGCTATGTAAAAGGTAAGGAGGGGATCCGTGTAAAAGATGGAAGGCAACTAACATTAAATTATGTGGATGGAACTCCTAACCGCGAGAAGAGAAATGATATTGCTGTTATTATTCAGCAACAATTAAAAAAGATCGGTATTAAAGTGGAAATAAATATTACAAAAGATATCGCTTCAATTGTTCAACAAAATGCTGATTATGATTTATACGGAAACAGCCAAGTTAATTCTGATCCCAATGCATTACGAGCCTTTTATCATACAACTACCCCACAAGAAGAGGCAACGATAAAAAGGCTAGGGGGCGGATCTAATCCAGAATTAGATCAATTATTGGAGGAAGGGACAGTAGAATTGGATCCGGCAAAACGTGCAGATATCTACAAAAAAGTGCAGCAAAAAATCATTGATGAAGCATGGATCATTCCAATTTATGTATTCCCTTATACAGTGGCAGCAACTAAAACTGTAAACGGGATAAAGTTTGATCCATTAGGCTACCCCTTGTTCAATGATGTAACGATTAAATAA
- a CDS encoding ABC transporter permease encodes MAFANKILLKISTALVSILGSLILVFFIIYLLPGDPVLSMLDPATATPEMVENLRKELGLNQPFYVQFTEYFTNVLHGDFGQSLVNSEPVLPKILEHFPATLALTIASAVLSVGIGVTFGVLSAIYRNKGIDFIARLIGLFGISMPTFWSGILLILIFSIYLNWFPAMGSDGWATLVLPSLSLGFVGAGLIIRMVRNSMLEVINEQFIITLRAKGLSERVVMYRHALRNALIPAITIIGLNIGELMAGTVVIETVFSRQGIGRIVADAIMAKDLPVIQGVVFFSAIVYVIVNFLVDLSYAIIDPRVRRSH; translated from the coding sequence GTGGCATTTGCCAATAAGATCCTTTTGAAAATCTCGACTGCATTGGTATCCATTTTAGGCTCACTCATCCTTGTTTTTTTCATAATCTATTTGCTTCCGGGGGATCCAGTGCTTTCCATGCTGGATCCCGCGACTGCCACACCTGAAATGGTAGAAAATTTACGCAAGGAATTGGGACTCAATCAACCGTTTTATGTGCAATTCACAGAGTATTTTACAAATGTCCTTCATGGTGATTTTGGTCAATCTTTAGTTAACAGCGAACCAGTCCTGCCAAAGATCTTAGAACACTTTCCGGCAACGCTTGCTTTAACTATTGCAAGCGCAGTATTATCTGTGGGAATTGGGGTAACATTTGGAGTGTTATCGGCAATCTACAGAAATAAGGGGATAGATTTTATTGCTAGATTAATTGGTTTATTTGGTATTTCAATGCCAACATTTTGGTCAGGGATTTTACTGATTCTTATTTTTTCCATCTATTTAAACTGGTTTCCAGCTATGGGCTCCGATGGCTGGGCAACACTAGTGCTGCCATCACTATCTCTTGGATTTGTAGGTGCAGGTTTAATCATTCGAATGGTGCGAAATAGCATGCTGGAAGTGATTAATGAGCAATTTATTATCACTCTTCGTGCAAAAGGACTCTCAGAAAGGGTTGTTATGTATCGTCATGCACTTCGCAACGCACTTATTCCTGCTATTACCATTATCGGTTTAAATATTGGTGAACTCATGGCTGGTACGGTTGTGATTGAAACTGTGTTTTCAAGGCAGGGTATTGGCAGGATTGTTGCCGATGCGATTATGGCTAAAGATTTACCCGTGATTCAAGGGGTCGTTTTTTTCAGTGCCATTGTTTATGTAATTGTCAATTTCTTAGTTGACTTATCCTATGCGATTATTGATCCACGAGTACGCAGGTCTCACTAG
- a CDS encoding ABC transporter permease, whose product MKEMVNAEKVLRVPIWTLTKQKHPFSASKLFLYIAVIIVLFIIGCALFPKLIAPYSPTYMNTELILSKPSGAHLFGTDYFGRDVFSLVIYGSRDSLIIGVASVLIGSIIGGSIGGFAGYMGGIVDVIFMRIIEILMTIPGILLALAIAAALGPSLLNIVLAVAASSIPAFARVMRGQMMSIKKRQYIDASRSIGTPSWEIFLWHILPNSFSPLLVMGTIGLGTSILIGSGLSFLGLGIIKEIPDWGALLSQGRGYLTVGWWISTFPGLAITLFVLAINIIGDKLRDSFDPKTSSTR is encoded by the coding sequence ATGAAAGAAATGGTGAATGCTGAAAAAGTGCTGCGGGTTCCAATATGGACTTTAACAAAACAGAAGCACCCCTTTTCTGCCTCAAAACTATTTTTATACATTGCTGTTATTATTGTTTTATTTATCATCGGATGTGCTTTATTTCCCAAGTTAATCGCGCCCTATTCTCCAACCTATATGAATACAGAGCTGATTTTAAGTAAACCAAGTGGTGCACATTTGTTTGGAACAGATTACTTTGGGAGAGACGTGTTTAGTCTAGTCATTTATGGAAGTCGGGATTCTCTCATTATTGGTGTTGCGTCCGTTCTTATTGGCAGTATCATTGGCGGGAGTATCGGGGGATTCGCTGGTTATATGGGAGGTATTGTTGACGTTATCTTTATGAGGATAATTGAAATTTTGATGACAATACCTGGTATTCTTCTGGCATTAGCCATTGCTGCTGCCCTTGGTCCTAGTTTATTAAATATCGTCTTAGCTGTTGCAGCTTCATCGATACCTGCATTTGCACGAGTGATGAGAGGACAAATGATGAGTATTAAGAAACGACAGTATATAGATGCCTCTCGATCTATTGGTACACCGAGCTGGGAGATTTTCCTCTGGCATATCCTCCCGAATTCTTTTTCTCCACTTTTAGTAATGGGGACGATAGGACTTGGAACCTCAATTTTAATTGGTTCAGGGTTGAGCTTCTTAGGTCTTGGGATTATTAAAGAAATTCCTGATTGGGGAGCGCTACTCTCACAGGGACGAGGTTATTTAACAGTAGGCTGGTGGATTTCAACATTTCCAGGTTTAGCCATTACTCTTTTTGTTCTAGCAATCAATATTATTGGAGATAAACTCCGCGATTCCTTTGATCCTAAAACAAGCAGCACGAGATAA
- a CDS encoding ABC transporter ATP-binding protein, with product MEKLLDIQQLKVDFTKKVGDVTAIKNVTMHIQAGETVCIVGESGSGKTVTSKSIMRLIDYENGKISGGSIVLDGLDLTHLTNKKLRSIRGKKIAMIFQEPMAAFDPVFTIGSQIIETILAHKQSSKSEAKERALYLLKRVGISAAEIRFNQYPNELSGGMLQRAMIAMALACGPDLLIADEPTTALDVTIQAQILHLLQELKEEMGMSILLITHDMGVAAEMADRIIVMYAGSIVEHANVKDLFEMPHHPYTYGLLQSITTLDSDRSKELYSIKGSIPALSDLPTGCEFHPRCPYASERCFIEAPPLVEVNNRQTACWHAEEIVDKHIREQSVVETKEKVPIQKDFFPTDSKHSPETLFEIQGLSKYYPIGNNVFSRNQSYIRAVDNVSFTIKTGETFGLVGESGSGKSTLGRVLLQLEKLTSGKVFFQGQDLSKLSSKALREKRKDMQLIYQDPYGSVNPRWRVGNIIGEPLQVHANSSKKEKQDRVQELLEVVGLNKSDYERYPHEFSGGQRQRIAIARAIALNPQFVLADEAVSALDVSVQAQIVNLLQNLQRKRELTYLFIGHGLNIVRHISDRIGVMYLGQLVEMASSEELFLHPAHHYTKGLIESIPIANPTRPRERITIQGEIPSPANPPTGCRFHTRCPAATARCREEQPIFREIHIGHWVACHDPV from the coding sequence ATGGAGAAACTACTTGATATTCAGCAATTAAAAGTTGATTTCACCAAAAAGGTTGGCGATGTTACAGCAATCAAGAATGTCACAATGCACATTCAGGCGGGTGAGACTGTTTGTATAGTTGGGGAATCTGGTAGTGGTAAGACAGTTACCTCTAAATCGATTATGAGGCTCATAGATTATGAAAATGGAAAAATATCGGGTGGAAGCATAGTGCTGGATGGGTTAGACCTAACACATCTTACGAATAAAAAACTTCGATCTATTCGTGGGAAAAAAATAGCAATGATTTTTCAAGAACCAATGGCGGCTTTTGATCCTGTATTTACAATTGGAAGCCAAATCATTGAAACGATTCTTGCACATAAGCAATCTAGTAAATCAGAAGCAAAAGAGAGAGCTCTTTATTTATTAAAACGTGTGGGTATATCGGCTGCTGAGATACGCTTTAACCAATATCCAAATGAGTTGTCAGGAGGTATGCTGCAACGGGCTATGATTGCGATGGCTCTTGCTTGTGGTCCAGACCTCCTCATTGCAGATGAGCCGACAACAGCCCTAGATGTTACCATTCAAGCGCAAATATTACATTTGCTCCAGGAATTGAAAGAAGAAATGGGGATGTCCATTCTGTTAATTACTCATGATATGGGTGTTGCAGCAGAAATGGCTGACCGAATTATAGTGATGTATGCCGGAAGTATTGTAGAGCATGCAAACGTCAAGGATTTGTTTGAAATGCCTCATCACCCCTATACATATGGGCTATTGCAATCAATAACAACATTGGATAGTGATAGGAGTAAAGAGCTCTATTCGATTAAAGGATCTATTCCAGCTTTAAGCGATTTACCTACTGGATGTGAGTTTCATCCACGCTGTCCTTATGCGTCAGAACGTTGTTTTATCGAGGCACCTCCATTAGTAGAGGTGAATAACCGCCAGACCGCATGCTGGCATGCAGAGGAAATAGTAGATAAACATATAAGAGAACAAAGTGTAGTAGAAACAAAAGAAAAAGTGCCAATTCAAAAAGATTTTTTTCCAACTGATTCTAAACATTCCCCTGAAACCTTGTTCGAGATTCAAGGGTTAAGTAAATATTATCCAATTGGGAACAATGTATTTTCTCGTAATCAATCATATATAAGAGCAGTGGACAATGTGTCATTCACGATTAAAACAGGTGAGACATTTGGTCTAGTCGGAGAATCGGGTAGTGGTAAGTCAACATTGGGCAGAGTTCTTTTACAGTTAGAAAAACTAACTAGCGGAAAAGTATTTTTTCAGGGGCAAGATCTGTCAAAACTGAGTTCAAAAGCATTACGCGAAAAACGGAAAGATATGCAACTAATTTATCAAGACCCATATGGTTCTGTTAATCCACGCTGGAGGGTTGGAAACATTATCGGTGAACCGCTTCAAGTTCATGCAAACTCCAGTAAGAAAGAAAAACAGGATAGGGTTCAGGAGTTATTAGAGGTGGTTGGTTTAAATAAAAGTGACTATGAACGGTATCCACATGAATTTTCAGGAGGACAGCGTCAGCGTATAGCAATTGCCAGAGCTATTGCCCTTAATCCTCAGTTTGTCTTAGCGGATGAAGCTGTTTCTGCATTAGATGTTTCTGTACAGGCACAAATCGTGAATTTATTGCAGAATTTACAGAGAAAGCGGGAATTAACCTATTTATTTATTGGCCATGGCTTAAATATTGTAAGGCATATATCTGATCGTATTGGTGTCATGTACTTAGGTCAATTGGTTGAAATGGCATCAAGTGAAGAATTATTCCTACATCCTGCCCATCATTATACAAAAGGATTAATTGAATCAATCCCAATTGCCAATCCAACCCGCCCTAGAGAACGGATTACCATTCAGGGGGAAATTCCATCTCCGGCTAATCCCCCAACTGGGTGCAGATTTCATACCCGTTGCCCAGCAGCAACTGCACGATGCCGTGAGGAACAGCCTATTTTTAGGGAGATTCATATAGGGCACTGGGTTGCCTGTCATGATCCAGTTTAA
- a CDS encoding LLM class flavin-dependent oxidoreductase → MKFVLFDLMGNHPNGVTGEVLTAQQRIQHVIDQAVFAESLGFDGYGVGERHGAPFLSSSPAVMLTAIAAKTSKIRLLPTVSVLSVLDPVRVAEDYATLDHLSGGRLELMIGKGNDPRHYPLFGISEEEQWESLAERYRLLKRLWNEENVSWEGKYRPLLTNVTTQPRPYQKQIPIWHGSASSPLSTELAAKNGEPIFSSNTFHPMAKYKELIDHYRERLEYYGHDPKKAVVGAGARGLYLARTTEEAMKRYRPYYDIFMGTEASKFNQSPFKDLEDHIQKGSALVGSADQVIEKILKYHQAFGHQVQSISVEGLSKEEQHEQLERFAEEVIPVLRREIPSTVWENEQPTLI, encoded by the coding sequence ATGAAATTTGTATTGTTTGATTTAATGGGAAACCATCCAAACGGTGTAACAGGTGAGGTATTAACAGCACAGCAAAGAATACAGCATGTAATCGACCAGGCTGTTTTTGCTGAATCTCTAGGTTTTGATGGATATGGCGTGGGTGAGCGGCATGGTGCACCGTTTTTGTCTTCTTCACCAGCAGTGATGTTAACAGCCATAGCTGCCAAAACTTCAAAAATTCGATTGCTGCCAACGGTATCTGTTTTAAGTGTTCTTGATCCAGTGCGTGTAGCAGAGGATTATGCTACTCTCGATCATCTTTCAGGTGGTAGGTTAGAGTTGATGATTGGTAAAGGAAATGACCCGCGTCATTACCCATTATTTGGAATTAGCGAGGAGGAGCAGTGGGAGTCTTTAGCTGAGCGGTATAGACTTCTAAAACGATTGTGGAATGAAGAAAATGTCTCTTGGGAGGGGAAGTATCGTCCATTATTAACGAATGTAACCACCCAGCCAAGACCATATCAAAAACAGATTCCAATTTGGCATGGAAGTGCATCAAGTCCATTATCCACTGAGCTTGCTGCGAAGAATGGTGAACCGATTTTCTCATCTAATACGTTTCATCCAATGGCTAAGTATAAAGAATTAATTGATCATTACCGTGAAAGACTCGAATATTATGGCCATGATCCTAAGAAAGCAGTTGTTGGTGCAGGTGCAAGAGGATTATATTTGGCAAGAACAACAGAGGAAGCCATGAAACGTTATCGTCCATATTATGATATTTTTATGGGCACAGAGGCCTCAAAGTTCAATCAATCACCATTTAAGGACCTAGAAGATCACATTCAAAAAGGTTCTGCTTTAGTAGGAAGTGCGGATCAAGTGATAGAGAAGATTCTAAAATATCATCAAGCATTTGGACACCAGGTACAAAGTATCAGTGTTGAAGGATTAAGTAAAGAAGAACAACATGAGCAGCTCGAAAGATTTGCTGAGGAGGTTATTCCAGTACTTCGACGAGAAATTCCTAGTACGGTTTGGGAAAACGAACAACCGACATTGATATAG
- a CDS encoding LLM class flavin-dependent oxidoreductase: MSNQGQTMHLNLFLYNQGHHEASWRHPDALPEKMMDFTYYKKLAQKAEMAKLDSIFLADRTSTSPNAVENGSLVSFEPTTLLSALASVTEHIGLIGTVSTSFNEPYNVARRFSSLDFLSNGRAGWNIITSGTDGEAQNFNLDTIPDHTSRYKKAKEFLEVTMKLWDSWEDEAVIIDRENGIFADSQKVHEIHHDGEFFKVRGPLNIPRSPQKRPVLIQAGSSEDGREFSSRYADAIFTSQQTFEDACMFYKDVKERIARNGRNPNQVKILPGISFIIGNTEEEAKEKEEELAQFMNFNHSLLQLSNRFGVDLTSVSLDEPLPNLPDIGEIQGHQSRTQLIVQLAQRENLTVKQLLIRLGGGRGHYTISGTPKRIADELEYWFLNGAADGFNPMPQVMNRDFDRFVHFVIPELQRRQLFRMEYSGNTLRNHYDLPVPVNQFIPSH, encoded by the coding sequence ATGAGTAATCAAGGGCAAACCATGCATCTTAATTTATTTTTATATAATCAGGGACATCATGAGGCTTCTTGGCGTCATCCAGATGCACTCCCTGAAAAAATGATGGACTTCACATACTATAAAAAATTAGCTCAAAAAGCAGAAATGGCTAAATTGGATTCAATTTTTCTTGCTGATCGTACTTCAACATCACCTAATGCGGTTGAAAATGGATCACTTGTTTCTTTTGAACCAACCACATTATTATCAGCTTTAGCGTCTGTTACGGAACATATTGGGTTAATTGGAACCGTATCAACTAGTTTTAATGAACCCTATAATGTGGCTCGAAGGTTTTCTTCCCTTGATTTCTTGAGTAATGGGCGCGCCGGATGGAATATCATTACTTCTGGAACCGATGGTGAGGCTCAAAATTTTAATCTTGATACCATTCCTGATCATACCTCTCGCTATAAAAAAGCAAAAGAGTTTTTAGAGGTAACCATGAAGCTGTGGGATAGTTGGGAAGATGAGGCTGTAATAATAGATAGAGAGAATGGAATTTTTGCAGACAGCCAAAAAGTACACGAAATTCATCATGATGGGGAGTTCTTTAAAGTTCGTGGACCGTTAAACATACCTAGGTCCCCACAAAAAAGACCAGTTCTCATTCAAGCAGGGAGTTCTGAAGATGGAAGGGAATTTTCATCCCGATATGCTGATGCAATATTTACCTCTCAACAAACGTTTGAAGATGCTTGTATGTTTTATAAGGATGTAAAAGAAAGAATAGCCAGGAACGGAAGGAATCCTAATCAAGTCAAAATATTGCCGGGAATTAGTTTTATTATCGGTAATACAGAAGAAGAAGCCAAGGAAAAGGAAGAAGAGTTAGCACAATTCATGAATTTTAATCACAGTTTACTTCAGCTTTCGAATAGGTTTGGAGTGGATTTAACATCTGTTTCATTAGATGAACCGTTGCCCAATCTTCCTGATATTGGAGAAATACAAGGTCATCAAAGTCGTACACAATTAATCGTCCAATTGGCTCAAAGAGAAAATCTTACTGTTAAACAATTGCTGATTCGCTTAGGAGGTGGAAGGGGCCATTATACAATAAGCGGGACACCAAAGAGAATTGCAGATGAACTTGAATATTGGTTTCTTAATGGAGCAGCTGATGGATTTAATCCCATGCCACAAGTAATGAATCGTGATTTCGACCGATTTGTCCATTTTGTAATACCAGAATTGCAGCGCAGACAGTTATTTAGGATGGAATATTCAGGAAATACATTGAGAAATCACTATGATTTGCCAGTTCCAGTTAATCAATTTATACCTAGTCACTAA